The Shewanella sp. MTB7 genome includes a window with the following:
- the mnmC gene encoding FAD-dependent 5-carboxymethylaminomethyl-2-thiouridine(34) oxidoreductase MnmC, translated as MPNISRRVNSLTLECEKNTQMKQDTGLFSSYVQLLPKEFTDKRTLICGQLGLGSIQQLLSLRVWLQSSAISAQVNLKIFEPDLGTIVDFISQLASLTDKGTLHTAFIQDLINSNPVAISGCQRLIFDDGRFVIDLYLGDPLTSLQDMRLPVQTRSAAETCLLDLWSISLAPISRPFDINQTLLWQMAKISNNDAVLCSLDPNQNERLSQLCNHTGFSFIALDVVNDTVSIDSASSMSHSTLDSQISQQEREALRHAQAQTSLYTPLAHADSDTKADTFAIIGGGVASAHLALSLAQRHKKVRLFCNDGSLAQQASGNKQGAIYPLLTPDNGYLSHYFQQGYLFSRRRLQTLLSDGFTVSYDFCGVLQTGFDERSCARLDKIITAQTWDKQIAYAINSTESNEVAGIDIDKAGIFYPLGGWICPHEFTQAAFDKAAQLSDVSVEFNTDISTIEQIKGLWFLYNKSDDGAEQVKFGPFNTLILANGQGLTQFKQSEHLAATGFRGQVSHIPARNKLLKLNTVLCSHGYLTPQNNGFHCTGASYIKNPQHLEYSPNEQMENLHKIKQSYPDKTWTDDVDISDHRARVGVRMVTRDHAPMMGCAPNIDKILTNYQQHQHTKASIKYWQETPAPIHQGLFILGGLGSRGISSGPLAAEALAAQLCGEIIPLDGPTLDMLNPNRMWMRKLIKGKAL; from the coding sequence ATGCCTAATATAAGCCGTAGAGTAAATTCATTGACCCTAGAATGTGAGAAAAATACGCAAATGAAGCAAGATACTGGCCTTTTCAGCTCATATGTCCAACTTTTGCCTAAAGAGTTCACTGACAAGCGAACATTAATCTGTGGCCAATTAGGCCTTGGTTCGATACAGCAACTCCTTTCATTAAGAGTCTGGTTACAATCTAGTGCAATCTCTGCTCAGGTCAACCTGAAAATATTTGAACCGGATCTAGGCACCATCGTTGATTTTATTTCACAGCTAGCTTCACTCACCGATAAAGGCACTCTACACACTGCTTTTATTCAGGACTTGATAAACAGTAACCCCGTGGCAATATCCGGTTGTCAAAGACTGATATTTGATGACGGTCGGTTTGTGATAGATCTTTACCTTGGCGATCCTCTCACCTCTCTACAGGATATGCGGCTCCCAGTTCAAACAAGATCTGCAGCTGAGACCTGTCTGTTAGATCTTTGGAGCATAAGTCTCGCCCCCATTAGTAGGCCATTCGACATCAATCAAACCTTGCTATGGCAAATGGCAAAAATCAGTAACAATGATGCAGTGCTTTGCAGTTTAGATCCTAACCAAAATGAACGTCTCAGCCAGCTATGTAATCACACCGGCTTTAGCTTTATCGCTTTGGACGTTGTGAATGACACAGTATCAATCGACTCAGCATCAAGTATGAGCCATAGCACCTTAGATTCTCAAATCAGTCAACAGGAGAGAGAAGCACTACGGCATGCTCAAGCACAGACTTCGCTCTATACCCCTTTGGCACATGCAGACTCTGACACGAAAGCTGATACTTTTGCCATTATTGGTGGCGGTGTTGCCAGTGCTCATCTAGCCCTTTCTCTCGCACAACGCCACAAAAAAGTACGTCTATTTTGCAACGATGGGTCATTAGCGCAACAAGCATCAGGTAATAAACAGGGCGCTATATACCCGCTATTAACACCTGATAATGGTTATTTAAGCCACTACTTTCAGCAGGGGTATCTCTTTAGTCGCCGCAGGTTACAGACTCTGCTCTCTGATGGTTTTACTGTAAGTTATGATTTTTGTGGTGTACTGCAAACGGGATTTGATGAGCGTAGCTGCGCCCGACTCGACAAAATCATTACGGCACAAACGTGGGATAAACAGATAGCGTATGCCATCAACAGTACCGAATCCAACGAAGTAGCCGGCATCGATATTGATAAAGCGGGAATATTCTATCCCCTTGGTGGCTGGATATGCCCCCATGAGTTTACTCAAGCCGCCTTTGATAAAGCCGCTCAATTAAGCGACGTTAGTGTTGAGTTTAATACTGACATATCCACAATTGAACAGATAAAAGGTCTGTGGTTCCTCTATAACAAAAGTGATGATGGAGCTGAGCAGGTCAAATTTGGGCCCTTTAACACCTTAATCTTAGCCAACGGACAAGGCCTCACTCAGTTTAAGCAGAGCGAACATCTGGCCGCCACTGGTTTCAGAGGTCAAGTGAGTCATATACCCGCTCGAAACAAGCTGTTAAAACTCAATACTGTACTTTGCTCACACGGTTATCTGACCCCGCAAAATAACGGTTTTCACTGTACTGGTGCCAGTTACATTAAAAACCCGCAACACCTTGAATATTCCCCGAATGAACAAATGGAAAACCTGCATAAAATCAAACAGAGTTATCCAGATAAAACCTGGACTGACGATGTGGATATTAGCGATCATAGGGCACGAGTTGGCGTGAGAATGGTAACCCGAGATCACGCTCCTATGATGGGATGCGCGCCGAATATTGATAAAATATTAACTAATTATCAACAACATCAGCATACTAAAGCCAGTATAAAGTATTGGCAAGAGACACCAGCACCGATACATCAAGGCCTGTTTATCTTAGGCGGACTGGGCTCCCGCGGAATATCCTCAGGCCCTCTGGCAGCAGAGGCGTTGGCAGCGCAACTTTGCGGTGAAATAATCCCACTTGATGGACCAACGCTGGATATGCTTAACCCTAATCGTATGTGGATGCGTAAATTAATCAAGGGCAAAGCACTTTAA
- the fabB gene encoding beta-ketoacyl-ACP synthase I, with protein sequence MKRVVITGLGVVSSIGNNKQEVTESLKAGRSGITHSDQFEEMKLRSHVWGDIKLDPKEHIDRKALRFMGNAAAYAYIAMAEAIKDAGLTEEQYSDPRVGIIAGCGGASSANQVQAADILREKGVKRVGPYIVPRIMSSTASACLATPFKIKGMNYSISSACATSAHCIGHAAELIQMGKQDMVFAGGSEEVDWTLTMGFDAMGALSTKYNDTPEKASRTYDTDRDGFVISGGGGIVVVEELEHALARGAKIYAEIIGYGASSDGYDMVAPSGEGAVRCMQMALADVDTPIDYINTHGTSTPVGDMRELEALRETFGDALPPIASTKSLTGHALGAAGAHEAIYSLIMMEEGFIAPSINIDNLDEKAVGMPVVTEYREAELNTVMSNSFGFGGTNATLVMRKYK encoded by the coding sequence ATGAAAAGAGTCGTGATCACCGGACTTGGCGTCGTATCAAGTATTGGTAACAATAAGCAAGAAGTCACTGAGTCACTAAAAGCTGGCCGTAGTGGTATTACTCACTCAGATCAATTTGAAGAGATGAAACTTCGCAGCCATGTTTGGGGCGATATCAAGTTAGATCCTAAAGAGCATATTGATCGTAAAGCCCTGCGCTTTATGGGTAATGCTGCAGCCTATGCGTATATAGCAATGGCTGAAGCGATTAAAGATGCGGGCTTAACAGAAGAGCAATATTCAGATCCGCGTGTAGGAATTATCGCGGGTTGCGGTGGTGCATCATCTGCTAACCAAGTTCAAGCTGCTGATATTCTTCGTGAGAAAGGGGTTAAGCGTGTTGGTCCTTACATTGTACCTCGCATTATGTCGAGTACAGCCAGTGCATGTTTAGCCACTCCATTTAAAATTAAAGGCATGAACTATTCAATCAGTTCTGCTTGTGCAACGAGTGCACACTGTATCGGTCATGCGGCTGAACTTATCCAGATGGGTAAGCAAGATATGGTGTTTGCTGGTGGTTCTGAAGAAGTTGATTGGACTCTGACTATGGGTTTTGATGCCATGGGTGCACTGTCAACTAAGTACAATGACACGCCTGAAAAGGCATCGCGTACCTATGATACTGACCGTGATGGTTTTGTTATCTCTGGTGGCGGCGGAATTGTTGTTGTTGAAGAGCTTGAACATGCACTCGCTCGTGGCGCTAAAATCTATGCTGAAATCATAGGTTATGGTGCTTCTTCAGACGGTTATGACATGGTTGCTCCATCGGGTGAAGGCGCAGTACGTTGTATGCAAATGGCCCTTGCTGATGTTGATACCCCCATTGATTACATCAACACCCATGGTACATCTACGCCAGTGGGTGATATGCGTGAGCTTGAAGCGTTACGTGAAACCTTTGGGGATGCCTTACCGCCAATCGCATCGACTAAATCTCTTACGGGTCATGCATTAGGTGCTGCGGGTGCTCATGAAGCTATCTACAGCCTGATCATGATGGAAGAGGGCTTTATCGCACCAAGTATCAATATCGATAACTTGGACGAAAAAGCGGTGGGTATGCCAGTTGTAACCGAGTACCGTGAAGCTGAGCTCAATACTGTTATGAGTAACAGTTTTGGCTTCGGTGGTACTAACGCAACATTGGTTATGCGCAAGTATAAGTAA